The Methanofollis sp. UBA420 genome contains a region encoding:
- a CDS encoding cobalt-precorrin-7 (C(5))-methyltransferase, translating into MKVVGVGCGPGMLTGEAARVIAAAALVYGSARAIALARPHIRDGCEVHEIDDYKALRSLPEDAVVLSTGDPMLAGLGYLGGEVVPGISSMQVAFARLGVSQVRGVVVNAHGRDHAAAIALAAEEIGRGRVVFLIADPAFSVPDLAAALDGEARIAVCEDLGYPEERIDVGTAAAPPVPVSGLFVVVAGF; encoded by the coding sequence ATGAAGGTCGTCGGCGTGGGCTGCGGCCCGGGCATGCTCACCGGGGAGGCGGCCCGCGTCATTGCGGCCGCCGCCCTCGTCTATGGCTCGGCCCGTGCGATCGCCCTCGCCCGCCCGCATATCCGCGACGGGTGCGAGGTGCACGAGATCGACGACTACAAAGCCCTCCGCTCCCTCCCGGAGGACGCGGTCGTCCTCTCGACAGGCGACCCGATGCTCGCGGGCCTCGGCTATCTCGGCGGCGAGGTGGTGCCCGGCATCTCCTCGATGCAGGTCGCCTTCGCCCGCCTCGGCGTCTCCCAGGTGCGGGGCGTCGTCGTGAACGCCCACGGCAGGGACCACGCGGCGGCGATCGCCCTCGCGGCAGAGGAGATCGGCCGCGGCCGGGTCGTCTTCCTCATCGCCGACCCGGCGTTCTCGGTCCCCGACCTCGCCGCGGCGCTGGACGGCGAGGCGCGTATCGCCGTCTGCGAGGACCTCGGCTACCCTGAGGAGCGGATCGATGTCGGCACGGCGGCCGCCCCGCCGGTGCCGGTGTCCGGCCTCTTCGTCGTGGTCGCGGGGTTCTGA